In Malus sylvestris chromosome 15, drMalSylv7.2, whole genome shotgun sequence, a single genomic region encodes these proteins:
- the LOC126604838 gene encoding uncharacterized protein LOC126604838, translating into MCFLLSRLSVNIICYFLFFFVRLPTFVLRSCEFYVHSSLTQPQMMVVSDLDDVFVPLPDDLLVNLSESRSVVESMFQDNVNVESVFGQALKVSLMLMEYQPWGKIVNISGTRRGVRRCLLSDNQLLREAMTGGCSIRAIWILNSLDAVVFSRECVQPCTFYLQNGQCKFGFTWKFDHRVQTMRYNLSTSSLVDMPVVQYPVGFLLATLAPSSSSLDLRPRRANVAIGADKQRIVPGETRRAQLCLLHANRVLWIRWSVPVQPSS; encoded by the exons ATGTGTTTTCTGTTATCACGCTTAAGTGTTAACataatttgttattttctttttttttttgtccgaCTACCAACATTTGTGCTGAGATCCTGTGAGTTTTATGTGCATTCATCTTTGACTCAGCCTCAAATGATGGTGGTCTCAGATCTAGATGATGTATTTGTTCCATTGCCAGATGATCTACTTGTTAATCTATCTGAATCAAGAAGCGTAGTGGAGTCTATGTTTCAAGACAACGTGAATGTGGAGTCTGTTTTTGGTCAAGCTCTTAAAGTCTCGCTTATGCTTATGGAGT ACCAACCTTGGGGGAAAATTGTTAACATTTCTGGAACCCGCAGAGGTGTGAGACGCTGTCTTCTGTCAGATAATCAGTTGCTAAGAGAAGCCATGACCGGAGGTTGCAGCATCAGAGCCATCTGGATCCTCAACAGTCTCGACGCCGTCGTTTTCTCCAG GGAGTGCGTGCAACCGTGTACATTCTACCTGCAAAATGGTCAGTGCAAGTTTGGATTTACATGGAAATTTGACCATCGAGTGCAGACCATGAGGTACAACCTCTCAACTTCATCTCTCGTTGATATGCCTGTTGTTCAATATCCGGTTGGGTTTCTGCTGGCCACCCTGGCTCCATCATCCTCATCATTGGATCTCCGGCCTCGAAG AGCAAATGTGGCAATTGGGGCTGACAAGCAGCGAATCGTGCCCGGAGAGACCCGGCGTGCCCAACTGTGTCTACTACATGCGAACCGGGTTCTGTGGATACGGTGGTCGGTGCCAGTACAACCATCCTCGTGA
- the LOC126602850 gene encoding uncharacterized protein LOC126602850 → MDRQWIQNHNRCDVQYLDGIDKFTEFATRHNPGSTHIRCPCRRCNNSMWETFENVRFHLVRNGMMETYTTWYHHGERLDQASSSYVTQVETVESIVDPSEQVMNIVNDVYPYASSNTNEEGGDDGRPTMDSEEFKNYEKLLKNAKQELYPGCENFSVLSAIVELMHGKIKFHLSNKCFDYFLGVIKRMLPKENCLPEDQKSAQKVLKGLGLGYEKIHACVNNCILFYKENKQLDKCPICNEPRFKMTSQNRKTKIPQKVMRYLPLKPRLQRLYMSMHTATDMRWHKEGRVNDDVMRHPADGEAWKEFDRMYPDFAADPRNVRLGLATDGFNPFGVLNQNHSTWPVVLFPYNLPPWKCMKKEYMMLTLLMSEDLGKSIDVYLRPLVDELKDLWENGVRTYDKYTGQMFTMRAAVMWTVNDFPAYAMVSGWMTKGYLACPICKENVTSSWHARKVCYLGHRRWLPWDNEWRQNDKAFHGTKETRLRPREWSGDEILDQLNCLEFGHLGKGVSKPRPTTHLNWTHKSMFFELPYWSKLKVRHNLDVMHIEKNVFDTLVGTILDIEGKTKDTIEARLDLERMGIRSSLWMQSVGGTLKKGHPFFTVKPNGKKEFFNFISSVKFPDGYASNISRCVNVKGCKFSNIKSHDCHVILQRLLPVGIRHLLPLDVVKLIVLLSRFFSQLTARCLRKSDVKQLQDDIVNVLCKFEQIFPPAFFTSMIHVMIHLPDEALLAGPIYW, encoded by the exons ATGGACAGACAATGGATACAGAATCATAATAGATGTGATGTTCAGTACTTGGATGGAATAGATAAGTTCACTGAATTTGCAACTAGACACAACCCAGGTTCAACTCATATCCGATGTCCATGTAGAAGGTGTAACAACTCAATGTGGGAGACATTCGAAAATGTTCGATTTCATTTAGTTAGAAATGGGATGATGGAGACCTATACTACTTGGTATCATCATGGAGAACGATTAGACCAAGCTTCGTCTTCATACGTGACACAAGTGGAGACTGTTGAATCTATTGTGGATCCTAGTGAACAAGTTATGAATATTGTAAATGACGTTTATCCATACGCCTCAAGCAACACCAACGAGGAAGGGGGAGATGACGGTCGTCCAACCATGGACAGTGAGGAATTTAAAAACTATGAAAAACTATTGAAAAATGCCAAGCAAGAATTATATCCGGGTTGCGAGAACTTTTCGGTGCTCTCAGCAATTGTGGAGTTGATGCATGGCAAGATCAAGTTTCATTTGTCAAACAAgtgttttgattactttttgggAGTTATCAAGAGGATGCTTCCAAAGGAGAATTGTTTACCTGAAGATCAAAAAAGTGCCCAAAAAGTGTTGAAGGGTCTCGGATTGGGGTATGAAAAAATTCATGCATGTGTAAATAATTGTATATTGTTTTATAAGGAGAACAAACAGTTGGATAAATGCCCTATCTGCAATGAGCCGAGGTTTAAAATGACATCACAGAATAGAAAGACCAAGATTCCACAAAAAGTAATGCGTTATCTTCCATTGAAGCCTAGGTTGCAACGATTGTACATGTCGATGCATACGGCAACCGACATGAGATGGCATAAAGAAGGACGGGTAAATGACGATGTTATGAGGCATCCTGCAGATGGAGAGGCATGGAAAGAATTCGATCGGATGTACCCTGATTTTGCAGCTGATCCACGCAACGTCAGATTGGGACTTGCCACCGACGGATTTAATCCGTTTGGGGttttaaaccaaaaccacagCACATGGCCGGTCGTCTTGTTTCCTTATAATCTGCCGCCTTGGAAgtgcatgaaaaaagaatacatgatgTTGACTCTATTAATGAGCGAAGATCTAGGAAAGTCCATTGATGTTTATTTGCGGCCGTTGGTTGATGAGCTAAAAGATTTATGGGAAAACGGTGTTCGTACATACGATAAGTATACTGGGCAGATGTTCACCATGCGAGCGGCAGTGATGTGGACAGTAAACGATTTTCCCGCGTATGCAATGGTTTCTGGGTGGATGACTAAGGGTTATTTGGCATGTCCAATATGCAAGGAGAACGTAACATCGTCTTGGCATGCGAGAAAAGTTTGTTATCTTGGTCATCGTAGATGGCTCCCTTGGGACAACGAGTGGCGTCAGAATGATAAAGCCTTCCACGGCACAAAAGAGACTCGGCTAAGACCAAGAGAATGGTCTGGAGATGAGATTTTGGATCAGTTAAATTGTTTGGAATTTGGTCATTTGGGCAAAGGGGTCAGTAAGCCCAGACCAACTACACATCTGAACTGGACGCACAAGAGTATGTTCTTTGAGCTCCCGTATTGGTCAAAGTTAAAAGTGAGACACAACTTAGATGTTATGCATattgagaaaaatgtgtttgataCTTTGGTCGGGACAATTCTAGACATTGAAGGAAAAACGAAGGACACGATCGAAGCTCGCCTCGATTTGGAACGAATGGGCATTAGGTCATCTTTGTGGATGCAGAGTGTCGGTGGTACATTGAAGAAAGGCCATCCTTTTTTTACAGTTAAGCCGAATGGGAAGAAagagtttttcaactttattTCTTCTGTAAAGTTTCCAGATGGGTACGCTTCCAATATCTCGCGTTGCGTGAACGTGAAGGGGTGTAAATTTTCAAACATCAAGAGTCATGATTGTCATGTGATACTCCAACGCCTTCTTCCGGTTGGTATTCGACACTTATTGCCTCTTGATGTGGTGAAACTAATCGTGTTGTTGTCGAGATTTTTTTCGCAGTTAACTGCAAGGTGTTTGCGAAAGTCGGATGTTAAACAATTGCAAGACGACATTGTGAATGTCTTATGCAAATTCGAACAGATATTTCCCCCAGCTTTCTTTACAAGTATGATTCACGTGATGATTCACTTGCCAGATGAGGCATTGCTTGCTGGACCA ATATATTGGTGA